The following proteins are co-located in the Chlorocebus sabaeus isolate Y175 chromosome 21, mChlSab1.0.hap1, whole genome shotgun sequence genome:
- the OR6V1 gene encoding olfactory receptor 6V1 produces MSHHPQPSLFLIMAFYVFHFADTLTLFLYDSPIPFCCLYCFFFLLFCLSPAGYLPFSLYSLSLSLFLLFQGLYLSVSASPSVFCFPCMQGPSLWIMANLSQPSEFVLSGFSSFGELQALLYGPFLMLYLLAFIGNTIIIVMVIADTHLHTPMYFFLANFSLLEILVTMTAVPRMLSDLLVPHKVNTFTGCMVQFYFYFSLGSTSFLILTDMALDRFVAICHPLHYGTLMSRAVCVQLAGAAWSAPFLAMVPTVLSRAHLDYCHGNVINHFFCDSAPLLQLSCSDTRLLEFWDFLMALAFVLSSFLVTLISYGYIVTTVLRIPSASSRRKTFSTCGCHLTLVFIGYSSTIFLYVRPGKAHSVQVRKVVALVTSVLTPFLNPFILTFRNETVKTVLQGQMQRLKGLCKAQ; encoded by the coding sequence atgagccaccatccccagccttcTCTCTTCTTAATAATGGCTTTCTATGTCTTTCACTTCGCTGATACCCTAACTCTGTTTCTCTATGACTCTCCTATTCCATTTTGTTgtctttattgctttttctttctgctcttctgTTTATCACCTGCTGGCTACTTGCCTTTCTCTCtctattctctgtctctgtccctgtttcttctgtttcaaggtctctatctctctgtttctGCCTCTCCATCTGTCTTTTGTTTCCCTTGCATGCAGGGCCCTAGCCTGTGGATCATGGCAAATTTGAGCCAGCCCTCCGAATTTGTCCTCTCGGGCTTCTCCTCCTTCGGTGAGCTGCAGGCTCTTCTGTATGGCCCCTTCCTCATGCTTTATCTTCTCGCCTTCATCGGAAACACCATCATTATAGTTATGGTCATAGCTGACACCCACCTACATACACCCATGTACTTCTTCCTGGCCAATTTTTCCCTGCTGGAGATCTTGGTAACCATGACTGCAGTGCCCAGGATGCTCTCAGACCTGCTGGTCCCCCACAAAGTCAATACCTTCACTGGCTGCATGGTCCAGTTCTACTTCTACTTTTCCCTGGGTTCCACCTCCTTCCTCATCCTAACAGACATGGCCCTTGACCGCTTTGTGGCCATCTGCCACCCACTGCACTATGGCACTCTCATGAGCCGGGCTGTGTGTGTCCAGCTGGCTGGGGCTGCCTGGTCAGCTCCTTTCCTAGCCATGGTACCTACTGTCCTCTCCCGAGCTCATCTTGATTACTGCCATGGCAACGTCATTAACCACTTCTTCTGTGACAGTGCACCTCTCCTGCAGTTGTCCTGCTCTGACACTCGCCTATTAGAATTCTGGGACTTTCTGATGGCCTTGGCCTTTGTCCTCAGCTCCTTCCTGGTGACCCTCATCTCCTATGGCTACATAGTGACCACCGTGCTGCGGATCCCCTCTGCCAGCAGCCGCCGGAAGACTTTCTCCACCTGCGGGTGTCACCTCACACTGGTCTTCATTGGCTACAGTAGTACTATCTTTCTGTATGTCAGGCCTGGCAAAGCTCACTCTGTGCAAGTCAGGAAGGTCGTGGCCTTGGTGACTTCAGTTCTCACCCCCTTCCTCAATCCCTTTATCCTTACCTTCCgcaatgagacagttaaaacagTGCTACAGGGGCAGATGCAAAGGCTGAAAGGCCTTTGCAAGGCACAATGA